A DNA window from Merismopedia glauca CCAP 1448/3 contains the following coding sequences:
- a CDS encoding succinate--CoA ligase subunit alpha, with translation MNLQPDSQVLIQGIAEPIGAIATAKMQAYGTKIVAGVSSSQGGTKINDVPVYDLVEQAVAANGAIDTTIIFVPPYQVLDAALEAIASGIRQIVIVTAGVPPLDMVRLFRLAETTDTLIVGPGSTGIIVPGSFLLGTHLPEVYTPGNVGVISRADTLTYEVAQELTRAGIGQSLSVNLGKDVIFGSDFRQWLQILEEDDTTEAIAIVGQISCGLEIAAEYIVNNIDKPVVAYLAGLQAPVDRRLGDAHTMIAYYLSLPVNVGCTAQKQISLFREAKIPIAKQPSEIPELLKQVLKKTEG, from the coding sequence ATGAATTTACAGCCTGATAGCCAAGTTTTAATCCAAGGAATTGCAGAACCGATAGGTGCGATCGCCACTGCTAAAATGCAAGCTTACGGGACTAAAATCGTAGCTGGAGTTAGTTCTAGTCAAGGTGGAACTAAAATTAACGATGTACCTGTTTATGACTTGGTAGAACAAGCTGTAGCGGCAAATGGAGCCATAGATACAACGATTATCTTTGTACCTCCTTATCAAGTTTTGGATGCTGCTTTAGAAGCTATAGCCTCTGGAATTAGGCAAATTGTCATTGTTACCGCCGGAGTTCCCCCTTTAGACATGGTGCGGCTATTTAGACTTGCGGAAACCACTGATACCCTAATTGTTGGCCCTGGCAGTACTGGTATTATCGTACCTGGCTCCTTCCTACTGGGAACTCATCTACCTGAAGTTTACACACCTGGAAATGTGGGGGTAATTAGCCGCGCTGATACTTTGACTTATGAAGTGGCTCAAGAACTAACGAGGGCTGGCATCGGACAGTCTTTGAGCGTTAATTTGGGTAAAGATGTCATTTTTGGCTCTGATTTTCGTCAATGGCTCCAGATTTTAGAAGAAGATGATACCACTGAAGCGATCGCAATCGTGGGACAGATTAGCTGCGGTTTAGAAATCGCCGCCGAATATATTGTCAATAATATCGATAAACCAGTAGTAGCTTACCTAGCTGGACTCCAAGCCCCTGTAGATAGACGCTTGGGTGATGCCCATACCATGATCGCTTACTATCTATCTTTACCAGTAAATGTCGGTTGTACCGCACAAAAACAAATTAGTCTGTTTCGGGAAGCCAAAATCCCCATCGCGAAACAACCTTCAGAAATTCCAGAATTGCTCAAGCAGGTGTTAAAAAAAACAGAGGGGTAA
- a CDS encoding superoxide dismutase, giving the protein MIYSQQKYCSLQIMLLDRRYFLILIGATTSAATLSNLATARADDGQLSTRNDPSFKLPPLPYAYDALEPYIDKRTMEFHHDKHHATYVKNLNDAISKHPNLKGKTVEQLLQSLTSIPDDIRKTVRNNGGGHLNHTMFWEIMSPNPDNKPRQPQGEIAKAIDKSFGSFEKFQEQFNDAGTKQFGSGWVWLVKAKNGALKVTTTANQDSPILQDLFPIMGNDVWEHAYYLKYQNRRADYLKSWWNVVNWEEVNRRYRGRF; this is encoded by the coding sequence TTGATCTACAGTCAACAAAAGTATTGTTCTTTACAAATTATGTTGCTAGACAGACGTTATTTTCTCATTCTCATAGGTGCAACAACTAGCGCCGCTACCTTATCTAATTTAGCTACAGCCCGTGCTGATGATGGTCAATTATCTACTCGTAACGATCCTAGCTTCAAATTACCACCTCTACCCTATGCTTATGATGCTTTAGAACCTTACATCGATAAGCGAACTATGGAATTCCACCACGATAAGCATCACGCCACCTACGTCAAAAACCTTAATGATGCTATTAGCAAACACCCCAATCTCAAAGGTAAAACTGTAGAGCAATTACTCCAAAGTTTAACTAGTATTCCTGATGATATCCGCAAAACTGTGCGGAACAATGGGGGCGGTCATCTTAACCATACAATGTTTTGGGAAATCATGAGTCCCAATCCAGATAACAAACCCCGCCAACCTCAAGGAGAAATTGCTAAAGCTATTGACAAAAGTTTTGGCAGTTTTGAGAAGTTTCAAGAGCAGTTTAATGACGCAGGAACTAAACAGTTTGGGAGTGGTTGGGTTTGGTTAGTTAAAGCTAAAAATGGTGCTTTAAAAGTTACCACTACTGCTAATCAGGATAGTCCAATTTTGCAAGATCTATTTCCCATTATGGGAAATGATGTTTGGGAACACGCCTATTATTTGAAATATCAAAATCGACGGGCTGATTATCTCAAATCTTGGTGGAATGTAGTTAATTGGGAAGAAGTAAATCGCCGTTATAGGGGGCGTTTCTAA
- a CDS encoding DUF6888 family protein, with amino-acid sequence MLSNFYQDIHLFRYDETLGIVYNLLVDIRPLAKVFFLSAQSKVWRYTTKTCLRRLNIAVLVLMDYSWAARIYARDLLLS; translated from the coding sequence ATGCTCTCAAATTTCTATCAAGATATTCATCTGTTTCGCTACGATGAAACTTTAGGCATAGTATACAATTTACTTGTTGATATTAGACCTCTTGCAAAAGTATTTTTCCTGAGCGCTCAGAGTAAAGTCTGGCGCTATACAACCAAAACCTGCCTACGCAGGTTAAATATAGCAGTTCTGGTTTTGATGGACTACTCATGGGCAGCAAGGATTTATGCAAGAGATCTATTATTGAGTTAG